The genomic DNA CCCGCCCCGCCCCCGCCCCCCAAGGCCGAGCCCAAGGACCGGGCCCTCCTCCTGGAGCTAGACGTCATGGCCCTCCTTCTTTCCCTTCCCGAGGAGCGCTTTTTGGACTGGGTCCTCTACGTTTCCGACCACGTCTGGCCCCCAGCAGGCTCCCTCCTCGCCGAGTTCTTGGACCTGGCCCGGCGGGAACCCCGGCGGGACTACCTGAGGCAGGTGCTAAGCCGCAAGGAGGCGGGGGGGCTCTTTTTGGAAAAGCTCATGATGGCCCCGCCCCTAGAAGAACCCCGCTTCCCCGAGGTAATGGAGAAGACCCTCGCCCGCTTGCGGGAAGCCTACTACCTGGAAAGGCGGGCCAAGCTCAAGGCCCTTTTGGCCCAGGAACCTCGGCTGGAGCTCCTTAAGGAAATCCAGGAGCTGGACCAGGCCATAGAGGCCGAGCGGCGCATCTACCGGGGGCTATAGGGGGTAAAATGCCCCTGGGCGTGGGCCCAAAGGAGGTACGCATGAAAAGCCCCGTTCGCGTGGCGGTCACTGGCGCCGCAGGTCAGATCGGCTATAGCCTCCTCTTCCGCATCGCCGCGGGGGAGATGCTGGGCAAGGACCAGCCCATCATCCTGCAGCTTCTGGAAATCCCCCAAGCCCTGAGAGCCCTGGAGGGGGTCATCATGGAGCTGGAGGACTGCGCCTTCCCGCTTTTGGCCGGGGTGGTGGCCACCGACGACCCCAAGGTGGCCTTCAAGGACGCAGACTACGCCCTTCTGGTGGGGGCGGCCCCCCGCAAGGCGGGCATGGAGCGGCGCGACCTCCTGGAGATGAACGGCAAGATCTTCACCGAGCAGGGCCGGGCCCTGGCGGAGGTGGCCAAGAAGGAGGTGAAGGTGCTGGTGGTGGGGAACCCGGCCAACACCAACGCCCTCATCGCCTACAAGAACGCCCCGGGCCTAAACCCCCGGAACTTCACCGCCATGACCCGCCTGGACCACAACCGGGCTAAGGCCCAGCTGGCCAAGAAGACCGGGGTGCCTGTGGACCGGATCCGCCGGATTACGGTTTGGGGCAACCACTCCTCCACCATGTTCCCCGACCTCTTCCACGCCGAGGTGGAGGGCAGGCCCGCCCTGGAGCTTGTGGACATGGAGTGGTACGAGAAGGAGTTCATCCCCACCGTGGCCGGGCGGGGTGCCGCCATCATCCAGGCCCGGGGAGCTTCCAGCGCCGCCAGCGCCGCCAACGCCGCCATTGAGCACATCCGCGACTGGGCCTTGGGCACCCCGGAAGGGGACTGGGTGTCCATGGCCGTGCCCTCCCAAGGGGAGTACGGCATCCCCGAGGGCATCGTCTACTCCTTCCCCGTGACCGCCAAGGACGGGGAGTACCGCATCGTGGAGGGTCTGGAGGTGAACGCCTTCGCCCGCAAGCGCATGGAGATCACGGCGCAAGAACTCCTAGACGAGATGGCGCAGGTGAAGGCCCTTGGCCTCATCTAGGGCCTTCTAGCGCCAGACCTCGGGGGCCCAGGGGTAGACCACCCAGGCCCCCGTTTCCTTGGCGTAGAAATCGGAGCGGTCCGGCACCCGGTTGCGCTCGAGCTTGAAGTGCAAGGTGGCCACCACCGGCACCCCACCCGCCTTTTGGATGCGGGCCTTCACGGCGTAGGCGGTGCGCCCCGAGTCCCAGACATCGTCCACCAAGACCCGCTTACCCATGAGGAGGGAATCCTCGGGGAACTGGAGGAAAACGGGCTCGGGCAGGGTTTCCTCCCCCTCTTTGTAGAACATCACCGCCGCGGTGAGGATGTTACGGGCAGAAAGGGCCTGGGCCAGGAGGGCGGCGGGGATGAGGCCCCCCCGGGCGATGCCCAGGAGGAGGTCAAAGGGCTCCTCCCGAAGACGCTCCGCCAGGGAACGCACCAGGCGCAAAAGCTCTTCCCAGGAGAGGGTTTCCCTCATCAGGGCCTGTCCAGCTCAAAGGCCTGGTGCACGGCGCGCAAGGCGGCCTCGGCATGCTCGGCGGGGATGATGACGGAAATCCGCACCTCGCTGGTGGCGATCATCTCGATGTTGGCCCCGGTGGAGGCCACCGCCTGGAACATCTTGGCGGGGATCTCCGGGGCGGAGGCGAGCCCCACCCCCACGATGGACACCTTGGCGATGTCGGGCCTCAGGATGGCCTCGCCCCCAATCTCGGCCAAGACCGGCTCCAGGGCCTCCAGGGCCTCCTGAGCGAAATCCTTCTTGACCGTGAAGGCCATCTGCTGCCTCGAGGGGTCGTGGCCGGGCACCCCCTGGATGATCATGTCCACGGCGATGCCCCGCTCCGCTAAGGCCTGGAAGACCTTGGCGGCGATGCCCGGCTGGTCGGGAATGCCGATAAGCCCAATCTGGGCGTGGTCCAGGTCCAAGGCCGCGCCCGTCACCACCTTGCCCATCTCCATGTTGACCTCCTTCACCAGGGTACCGGGGTTATAGGAGAAGCTGCTGCGCACGTGAAGCACCACCCCATAGCGCTTGGCGTAGTAGACCGCCCGGGGATGGAGCACCCTGGCCCCCAGGGCCGCCATCTCCAGCATCTGGTCGTAGCCGATGACCTCCAGTTTCCTCGCCTCGGGGATCAGGTGGGGATCGGTGGTGTAGACCCCTTCCGTGTCCGTGTAGATCTCGCACTCCTTGGCCCCCAAGGCGGCGGCGATGGCCACGGCGGTGGTGTCCGAACCGCCCCGGCCCAGGGTGGTGATCTCCCCTTGCGGGGTGGTGCCCATGAAGCCGGCAATCACCGCCACGTAGCCTTGGTCCATGGCCTCTTGGATGCGCCTGGGGTCCACCTCGAGGATGCGGGCGTCGCCATAGCGGCCGTCTGTGGTGATGCCGATCTGGTGCTGGACAAACCCCTTAGCGGGGATGCCCATGGCCCAAAGCTGCATGGAGAGAAGGGCCACGGACACCTGCTCCCCTGTGGTGGTGAGGAGGTCCAACTCG from Thermus sp. LT1-2-5 includes the following:
- a CDS encoding phosphoribosyltransferase family protein; its protein translation is MMRETLSWEELLRLVRSLAERLREEPFDLLLGIARGGLIPAALLAQALSARNILTAAVMFYKEGEETLPEPVFLQFPEDSLLMGKRVLVDDVWDSGRTAYAVKARIQKAGGVPVVATLHFKLERNRVPDRSDFYAKETGAWVVYPWAPEVWR
- a CDS encoding malate dehydrogenase codes for the protein MKSPVRVAVTGAAGQIGYSLLFRIAAGEMLGKDQPIILQLLEIPQALRALEGVIMELEDCAFPLLAGVVATDDPKVAFKDADYALLVGAAPRKAGMERRDLLEMNGKIFTEQGRALAEVAKKEVKVLVVGNPANTNALIAYKNAPGLNPRNFTAMTRLDHNRAKAQLAKKTGVPVDRIRRITVWGNHSSTMFPDLFHAEVEGRPALELVDMEWYEKEFIPTVAGRGAAIIQARGASSAASAANAAIEHIRDWALGTPEGDWVSMAVPSQGEYGIPEGIVYSFPVTAKDGEYRIVEGLEVNAFARKRMEITAQELLDEMAQVKALGLI
- a CDS encoding aspartate kinase, giving the protein MALVVQKYGGTSVGDLERIHKVAQRIAHYREKGHKLAVVVSAMGHTTDELIALAKRVNPRPPFRELDLLTTTGEQVSVALLSMQLWAMGIPAKGFVQHQIGITTDGRYGDARILEVDPRRIQEAMDQGYVAVIAGFMGTTPQGEITTLGRGGSDTTAVAIAAALGAKECEIYTDTEGVYTTDPHLIPEARKLEVIGYDQMLEMAALGARVLHPRAVYYAKRYGVVLHVRSSFSYNPGTLVKEVNMEMGKVVTGAALDLDHAQIGLIGIPDQPGIAAKVFQALAERGIAVDMIIQGVPGHDPSRQQMAFTVKKDFAQEALEALEPVLAEIGGEAILRPDIAKVSIVGVGLASAPEIPAKMFQAVASTGANIEMIATSEVRISVIIPAEHAEAALRAVHQAFELDRP